In the genome of Solirubrobacterales bacterium, the window CCGGCCGGGACGTTCGCACAGCTCCGGATCGACGGTCGCCGGGCCGGTGACCTGCTGGACGACCCGCGGATCGCCGCGGTCACCTTCACCGGATCGACCGCGGTCGGTCTCTCGGTCGCGGAACGGATGGCGCGACGGGGCGCTCCGGCCCAGGCCGAGATGGGCGGCCAGAACGCGGCCGTGGTACGGGCAGACGCGGATCTTGACCGGGCCGCGGACGCGATCGTTTCGGGAGCGATGGGTTTCGCCGGACAGAAATGCACCGCGACCCGCCGGGTCGTGGCCGTGGCCGAGATCGCCGATGAACTCGAGGCGAAGCTGATCGAACGGGTCGAGACGCTCGGGGTCGGGGACCCGGCCGCCGACGGAGTGGCCGTCGGTCCGCTGATCGACGCCACCTCGGCCGGGGACTTCGAGCGGGCCGTCGCCGCGGCCATCGAGGCGGGCGGGCTCGAGCTGGCCCGGGCCGGTAACCCTGCGGCGGAGGGCGGGGGCCACATGGTCCGTCCCGCGCTGATCCGCCAGGACGACCCGCAGGCCGAGGTGAATCAGGAGGAGACCTTCGGCCCGCTGCTCACCCTGATCCGGGTCGAGGACGACGAGCAGGCGATCGCCGCCGCCAATGCCACCCGCTACGGGCTGACCGGAGCGGTACACGGGCGCGATCTCGGTCAGGCGACCGAACTCGCCTCCCGGCTCGAGTGCGGGCTGAAGCGAGTCAACGCCCCGACCCCGGGGGTCGACTACTACGCCCCGTTCGGCGGCGAGGGGGCCTCCAGTTTCGGCCCTCGCGAGCAGGGCCGCGCCGCCGCCGAGTTCTTCACCCGGAGCTCAACCACCACAGTTCTCCCCGGCTGAGCCGGACCTGCCCCGAAGCCGGCCGGCTCGGCAAGGGTGGGGCCCGTAGGTGTCACATGCGATACCGGTTGGCCCCACCGGGCTGATTCTCTTGGTGGTGGGGCCCGTAGGTATCCGCGGGGATACCGGTTGGCCCCACCCCTGAGTGGAGTTCAGTCCTGGGCCGGGTCGAGTACGCCGAGGAGCTGGGTCACGCGGCAGACCAGGAGGCGCTCCTCGTCGACCTCCACCCAGTTGCCGGCCGAGGCCGGAAAGACCACGTGATCACCGGGCTTCACCGGCATCTCGATTCCGGCCGCCTTCCACCAGTCCACTCCCTGCCCGACCGCCAGCACGATTCCGTGCTGGGGCGGGGGTTCCGAGGTGCCGGGCGGCACCACCAGCCCGGAAACCCGCATCCGGTCCGGTTCAAGCTCCTTGATCACGACCTGGTCAAAAAGCGGGCGAAGGTAGTGCTTGGCCATGGAACGAAGAGTATTCGCTGCCCGGCTAGCGACGTTTCTTGTGACGCTTGGCCTTCCTGACCTTCTGTTTGAAGACGACGGTCTTCCTCGTGGTTCGAGATTCGGTCCACTCCGAGGTGAAGCTGACAGCCAGCCGGACCTTCGCGCTCCCTCGCCGCTTGAGCTGCTTCTTCACCTTCCTGGTCGGAGCCAGCTTCAGGGTGACCGTCTTCCGTCTGGCGGTGCTCCGGGCCGAGGTTTTCTTCACTCCACCCTGCTTCAAGGTGACCAGGCCGGCACCGATGGTGGTCACCCGGACGGTGGCGGTGCCATTTTTCTGGTTCAGTTTCAGCCGGCCGAGTTTCGGGGCCGGTGAAGCGGACCTTCCCTGCGTGAACCAGATCGGGGTGGAGTAGGCCTCGGTGATCATGGCCAGGGGGGAGGGTCCGTACTTGCGGGAGAGCTGGAATCCGTAGCGGGCGGTGCGGTCCCCGACGTAACTGGCGGTGAAGTCGTTGCCGGTCACGTCGAAGGTCTTCGCCGGGACACCGTCACGGATCACGGTGAGCTTCCAGTCGCCCGGCCGCGGATTGGTGGCGGCGCCCTTGACCCGGAACGACAGCCGGAGTTCCCGGCCCTTGACCGAGTGGCCGGCGATCGCCCTGTAGCCCTCCGGGGTGGCGGCGGTCATCAGCACATCCGGAGTGTCGGCACCGAAAACCTTGGCGTAGGTCTGGCCGGCTCGAACCGCGTCCCTGATCCCGCTTGGCGAGAGCTGCTTCGCGTAAACCGCGGTCGCGCCCTGCCCGATCACCGGGTCGGTTCCGATTCCGTAGCCTGCCCCGGCGCGGTGGTCGTCGCTGGAGCCCACTGCCGCAATGTGGTCTCCGGCCGCGAGGCGCTCCTCGTAAAACCGGATCGCCAGAGGAGTGAACGGATTCGGAACCGGGGTCGTGTCCGGGGCTCCGTGGTTGAGGTCGGCGATTCCGTTGGCGACCTCCATCGCGTCGATGTCCCCGTAGCCGGTCTGCTGGTCGGTGAAGGTCCAGCCGCAGCCACGGCAGGAGGCGGGGGCCGACCGGAAGGTCTCCGGGTGGTTCTGCTGCCCCCAGCCTCCGAGCCGGTCGATCTCGGGAAAGATGCTTGAGGGCTCGTTCGCGTTCGGCACGTCGGTCAGGTCACCCTGATCGAGCGTGAACGGCCCCGGCCCGCTCGGCTTCGGGAAGCGGCGGATCGGGTTGGTCCGGAAGTCGGCCATCCGGCTCGCGCCCTGACTGTTGATGTGGCCGTTGTAGGTGGTGATCTCGCTACCGGGGATCACCAGCTTGCCCGGGTACTGGTAGCGCTCGGCGCCGAGCAGCTGCCGTGAAACGTCGTTGTTGTGATCGACCATGTCGACGAAGTCGAGGCCGGCACCCAGCTTCGGCTGGCCCGGCACGATCGGGGCGAAGGCGAGATCGAGGCTCTCCTTCATCAGTGCATTGCCCGGCTCCTGCTCACCGTGAACGTGAACGTCACCCTGATACCAGCCCGGCTTCGGGTTGGCGATCCGGGGCTGCCACGGTTCCGGCTGGAAGGGATCGTTCGACCATGAAGTGTTGGTGCTCGGGGTGATTCCGAGCTTCCACTCGATTCCCCCGGGCGGGATCCAGCCGCCCCCGAACTCGACCGCCCAGATGCCGTCCGGGATCGGCCCGGGCCGGTAGCCGCGGCTGGTCCGGCCGGGAACGTAGGCCTTGCGATCGAGTCCGTAGGTCGCTTCGTTCGAGAAGCCGTTCTCGCCGATCCCGATCATCCGGGTGGCCGAACCGCTCCAGCCTCGCAACTCGTCCATCGTCCAGTTGGGAATCTCGGGTGTCTTCGGCCCGTACACCCCGAGGTCCAGGGTCGGGGTCACGTCACTGCCGACCAGCTTCGAGTAGCAGTAGCGAATCCGCATCCCCTTGGTGCCGATCGCCACGTCGAATGGAATCTGCATGTAGTCCTGGTTCACGGCGTCGGTCAGGGTGCCTTCGTAGACCACCTCGTCGGCGGGGTTCACCCCGTCATTCACGGCTCCTCCCTGAACCGGACTGGTCGGCAGGCTGCAGGCGCCGGCAACCGCAGCCGGCACCAGGATCAGCCCGGTCAGCGCGGCAAGGAACAGGGTCAGTTTCAGACGGAGCAAACGCGGCGGGATTCCCATACATCGAAGTCAACACCATTGACGCACCTCCGATGCGGAAACCGGCCCTCCGGGACCGGTCTGGTCGGCCCGCCGGCAGATGGGGCTGGTTCGGAATCCGGGGAGGTCTCGCAATCCGAACCTCAGATCTGGCGTGACGTTGTGGATCCGGCCGGGTTGCGCAACCATTGGCGGAGCGGGCGAACCAGCCCGGACGGAACCATCCGAATGACCAGACGGAAGCGAAAAACCGAGCCCGGCGAGACCGGGGAGGACCTGCCGGAAGACACCCGGGAGATGTGGACCGTTGCCGGACCCTCCGGGCCGGACGGGCCCGGAGGAGGTGGCAGCTCCGGCGACGCCGAAATCCCGGGTGGGGCCGATGAGGACCGGATTGAGAACGAGACTGGCGAATCCGACGAGTTCGGGGAGCCTCCGGATCAAGCCGGAGTCGACTGGACCGAGGGGGAGAATCCGGAGGACGGGTTCTACGAGGATGAAGCCGACTGGACCGAGGACGACCCGGTCGATGACGACGAGGAACCGTACGACGAGGAACCGTACGACGAGGATCCCGAGACGGCGGACGACGCCTGGATCGAGGAGGAGCAGCCCGAACCGGCCGGATCCCCGGGAACCGAGCGGCGACGATCGGTCCGCGACCGGCTGGAGGCGATCCCGTGGCCGGATACCCCCGATCCGGATCCGCGCCATCTGCTGGCCGGGGTCGCGGTCGTCGCGGTCGCGCTGGCGGTCGGCTTCGGTGCCTACCAGCTCGGCCGGGACAGCGGACCGGATCTCGACACCGCCCGGATCCAGGGTGAAGCAGCAGGACGGCAGGCGGGCGCGATCGAAGGCGCCTCCACCGGCTACCCGGCCGGCTACCGCAAGGGTCGGGAGAAGGGGTTCGGACGGGCCTACCGGAGGGCCTACCGGATCTACTACAGAAGGGCCTTCGAGCAGGCGGGGCTCGATGTGCCGGGTGAGGGCGAGATCGAGGTCCCCGAACCGTGAGTGGCCGGAGGCAGACAACCTGGCTGGCCGCGTTCTCGCTGCTCCTGCTCACAGCGCTTGGTGGATACCTGATCGGGTCCGGAGGGGCGGTGGGCAGAAGTGAGGCCGACCAGGCCCGGGAGGAAGCCTTCCGGCAGGCCCGCGACCGGACCACCGGCAACGTCGCGCGCATCGCGGCAAGGCGTGGCTACCGGGCCGGGATGAAACGCGGCAGGGTGGCCGGGACGCAACTCGGCGAACGGGAAGGGATGAGGTTCGGGGCAGGCACCGCTTCGCTTCAGGCTGTCGACCAGGAGATCGGGGCGGCCCGGGCCGCTGCCGCTGCCGCCCGGTCCGAGATCAGCGCCCGCCAGGCCAACTGCGGTGTGGTGGCCAAAGCCCCCGACTGGTGTCCGACCGCCGACGAACTGGCCGCCTGGCGGGCGACGGTAGAGGCCGCCCGCCAGGCGGCCAAGCCTCCGGAGGAAGACGGTCGTGAAGGCCGCTGAACCGGGGACAACTGCCGTCAGGACGGTCGTCACCGTCGTCAGCGTGATG includes:
- a CDS encoding aldehyde dehydrogenase family protein, whose translation is MSDSVTAGTVKSFNPYDPAEVVTELPVTGPDEVERALSLAVEAQPAWAADAPGRSAALGRLAELVGSRKEQFVDLMVREVGKPVPEAAGEVDRAVAILRYYSQVALDSNGETYPGSTPGAQVLVRRDPVGVVMAICPWNFPLAIPLWKAAPALAYGNAVLIKPAGVAIAVADLLSELAAEALPAGTFAQLRIDGRRAGDLLDDPRIAAVTFTGSTAVGLSVAERMARRGAPAQAEMGGQNAAVVRADADLDRAADAIVSGAMGFAGQKCTATRRVVAVAEIADELEAKLIERVETLGVGDPAADGVAVGPLIDATSAGDFERAVAAAIEAGGLELARAGNPAAEGGGHMVRPALIRQDDPQAEVNQEETFGPLLTLIRVEDDEQAIAAANATRYGLTGAVHGRDLGQATELASRLECGLKRVNAPTPGVDYYAPFGGEGASSFGPREQGRAAAEFFTRSSTTTVLPG
- a CDS encoding co-chaperone GroES, which gives rise to MAKHYLRPLFDQVVIKELEPDRMRVSGLVVPPGTSEPPPQHGIVLAVGQGVDWWKAAGIEMPVKPGDHVVFPASAGNWVEVDEERLLVCRVTQLLGVLDPAQD
- a CDS encoding CehA/McbA family metallohydrolase, which translates into the protein MGIPPRLLRLKLTLFLAALTGLILVPAAVAGACSLPTSPVQGGAVNDGVNPADEVVYEGTLTDAVNQDYMQIPFDVAIGTKGMRIRYCYSKLVGSDVTPTLDLGVYGPKTPEIPNWTMDELRGWSGSATRMIGIGENGFSNEATYGLDRKAYVPGRTSRGYRPGPIPDGIWAVEFGGGWIPPGGIEWKLGITPSTNTSWSNDPFQPEPWQPRIANPKPGWYQGDVHVHGEQEPGNALMKESLDLAFAPIVPGQPKLGAGLDFVDMVDHNNDVSRQLLGAERYQYPGKLVIPGSEITTYNGHINSQGASRMADFRTNPIRRFPKPSGPGPFTLDQGDLTDVPNANEPSSIFPEIDRLGGWGQQNHPETFRSAPASCRGCGWTFTDQQTGYGDIDAMEVANGIADLNHGAPDTTPVPNPFTPLAIRFYEERLAAGDHIAAVGSSDDHRAGAGYGIGTDPVIGQGATAVYAKQLSPSGIRDAVRAGQTYAKVFGADTPDVLMTAATPEGYRAIAGHSVKGRELRLSFRVKGAATNPRPGDWKLTVIRDGVPAKTFDVTGNDFTASYVGDRTARYGFQLSRKYGPSPLAMITEAYSTPIWFTQGRSASPAPKLGRLKLNQKNGTATVRVTTIGAGLVTLKQGGVKKTSARSTARRKTVTLKLAPTRKVKKQLKRRGSAKVRLAVSFTSEWTESRTTRKTVVFKQKVRKAKRHKKRR